A single genomic interval of Neosynechococcus sphagnicola sy1 harbors:
- a CDS encoding 1-deoxy-D-xylulose-5-phosphate synthase N-terminal domain-containing protein — MAGYLKRSESPFDHFGAGHASTSISAALGMALAR; from the coding sequence GTGGCTGGCTATCTCAAGCGCAGTGAAAGTCCCTTTGATCACTTTGGGGCCGGCCATGCTTCCACCAGTATTTCCGCAGCCCTGGGCATGGCCTTGGCCAGAGA